In Polyangiaceae bacterium, the DNA window CGGAGATGGGCCAGGGCCTGCACACCAAGATGCTGCAGGTGGCAGCGCACACGCTGGGCGTGAGCCTGGATGCCGTGCGCATGATGCCCACGCGTACCGACAAGGTGCCCAACACCTCGGCCACGGCGGCCTCCAGCGGCTCGGATCTCAACGGCGCCGCGGTGAAGGCGGCCTGCGAGACCATTCGCGAACGGCTCGCGGGCGTGGCCGCGCTGGAGCTCGGGGTGAGCGCGGAAGACGTGGCCTTCGAGGATGGTCAGGTCTTCGCCCGCGGTGAGCCCGAAAAGAAGCTCGCCTTCTCGGACGTCACCCACCGGGCCTACATGGCACGCATCCCGCTGTTTTCTTCCGGCTTCTACAGGACGCCGGAGATCTACTTCGACAAGGCGAGCGGCACCGGCAAGCCGTTCCACTACTACGCCTACGGCGCAGCGGTGACGGAAGTGGAGGTCGACGGCTTCACCGGCATGTACGACGTCACGCGGGTGGACATTTTGCACGACGTCGGGGACTCGCTGTCACCGCTGGTGGATCGCGGCCAGGTGGAAGGCGGCTTCATCCAGGGGCTCGGCTGGCTCACGCTGGAAGAGCTCCGTTGGGACGATCAGGGACGCTTCGCCACCCGCGGCGCGTCCACCTACAAGCTGCCGGGCCTGGGCGAGTGCCCGCCGGTGTTCAACGTGGAGCTTCTCGAGCGCGCGGCCGAGCCCACGGTGGTGTACGGCAGCAAGGCCGTGGGCGAGCCGCCCTTCATGCTGGCCCTCAGCGGGCGGGAAGCGCTGCGCGACGCCGTGAGCGCCTTTGGCAACGGCGGCATCGTCGAGCTCGGCTGTCCGTCCACTCCGGAGGCGGTGTACTTCGCCATCGAGCGCCTGCGCGCCACCAGCGAGAAGAGCCGCGCGGCTCAGTAGTCTTCGCAGATGTAGGCGACCTTGCCGCCGCACGCGACCTCATGCCAGGTGCCGTCGACGCCCATCTGCATGCAGTCCGAGGCGTCTTTTCCCACGGGCTCGGTGCTGCCCCAGTTGGTGTACACGCTGCCCACGGGGCTGCCGTTGTGACCGCCGGTCCAGAACGCCGTGCCGTCGGGCCACTCCCAGTTGCCCTCCGTGGTCCAGTCCGTAGCGCCCAGCCACACCGCACCCATCGCCAGGGACGTGGCGGTGGAGCGCAGCCAGTCGTTCTCCTGGGCATCGTTCGGGCGCGCGGGTTTCATGTTCTGGGCGATGCAATCCTCCGCCGCAACGCTGAGGGTGCTCTGCGTGGCGCAGAAGGAGTAGCCGTGGTTGTCGAACTTCTGCCCCGAGCAACCCGGAGAGCACACGCCGCCGTTGTCCGGCGTGCCGTCGCAGTCGTCGTCTACGCCGTTGCACACTTCGGCGCCGCAGCTGCCCCCCGTGCCGCTGCCGCCACCGGTGCCGGTAGTTCCCGCTGCACCTCCGGGGAAGCCGCTGTCGGTCGGAAAGCCGCCGCTGTTGCCGATGCCGGAGGAGCCAC includes these proteins:
- a CDS encoding C-type lectin domain-containing protein, which produces MFARSMSVVAVVASLACACASSEDVGDGPPGSGSGGGDVDAGGSGGSGNEGGGGSSGIGNSGGFPTDSGFPGGAAGTTGTGGGSGTGGSCGAEVCNGVDDDCDGTPDNGGVCSPGCSGQKFDNHGYSFCATQSTLSVAAEDCIAQNMKPARPNDAQENDWLRSTATSLAMGAVWLGATDWTTEGNWEWPDGTAFWTGGHNGSPVGSVYTNWGSTEPVGKDASDCMQMGVDGTWHEVACGGKVAYICEDY